In a single window of the Aminomonas paucivorans DSM 12260 genome:
- a CDS encoding PP2C family protein-serine/threonine phosphatase: protein MKVRGWGGQIQGSREEQQDVWGLFPPRGGRGWVALVADGMGGLPLGGRASRVAEEAVRGVVQGEDAEEVSPRLLERAVAAAQAAVSALGRREGFPGYVGTTLVLALLDEGGLHWSTVGDSRLYLLRDGELRLLSEDHTVGARLLRAAAAGRLDPEEARRHPERDALVSFLGIEELREVARSGDPLPLRPGDRVLLATDGVTRTLEDREVARALSAHGEDPAAALLEAVARKGKAAQDNATAVVLAVEEGGRET, encoded by the coding sequence GTGAAGGTCCGGGGCTGGGGGGGGCAGATCCAGGGCTCCCGGGAGGAACAGCAGGACGTGTGGGGGCTTTTCCCTCCCCGAGGGGGGAGGGGATGGGTCGCCCTGGTGGCGGACGGCATGGGGGGCCTCCCCCTGGGGGGCCGGGCCTCCCGGGTCGCCGAGGAGGCGGTGCGGGGGGTAGTCCAGGGGGAGGATGCGGAAGAGGTGTCCCCTCGCCTGTTGGAGCGGGCGGTGGCGGCGGCCCAGGCCGCCGTGTCCGCCCTGGGGCGCCGGGAGGGCTTCCCGGGCTACGTGGGCACCACCCTGGTGCTGGCCCTCCTGGACGAGGGGGGGCTCCACTGGTCCACCGTGGGGGACAGCCGCCTGTACCTCCTGCGGGACGGGGAGCTTCGGCTCCTTTCGGAGGACCACACCGTGGGGGCCCGGCTTCTGCGGGCCGCCGCGGCGGGCCGCCTGGACCCGGAGGAGGCCCGCCGGCATCCGGAGCGAGATGCCCTGGTGAGCTTCCTGGGCATTGAGGAGCTTCGGGAGGTGGCCCGGTCGGGGGATCCCCTGCCCCTTCGCCCCGGGGACCGGGTGCTCCTGGCCACCGACGGGGTCACCCGCACCCTGGAGGATCGGGAGGTGGCCCGGGCCCTGTCCGCCCATGGGGAGGACCCGGCGGCGGCCCTGCTGGAGGCGGTGGCCCGGAAGGGAAAGGCCGCCCAGGACAACGCCACGGCGGTGGTGCTGGCGGTGGAGGAGGGGGGGCGGGAGACGTGA